A single window of Methanobacterium sp. DNA harbors:
- a CDS encoding class I SAM-dependent methyltransferase has protein sequence MNVKSFYNEREVEGSSGYLRKKVLKIISTHQIKADKYLDIGNGNGDFTLMIGNEIHSNEIFGIDISNEAVRLAKEKGINSFAMNINSQQLPFPNDYLDLITAMDIIEHLTNSDNLLNEVFRVLKPGGVFLVSSPNIGSWLAIISLLFGYLPPAYEISLEHRIGKPFGEKVKIPLAEKPIGHIKPYNLRSLKEHLEIVGFNIQDIQSTKLINDKGVLRSLSLLDGFFSKIKIYASGIIILAKKE, from the coding sequence ATGAATGTCAAAAGTTTTTATAATGAAAGAGAAGTTGAAGGAAGTTCAGGATACCTCAGAAAAAAAGTATTAAAAATTATCAGTACACATCAAATAAAAGCGGATAAATATCTTGATATTGGAAATGGGAATGGGGATTTCACATTAATGATAGGAAATGAAATACATTCTAACGAAATTTTTGGTATTGATATTAGCAATGAGGCCGTAAGGCTCGCTAAAGAGAAAGGTATTAATTCATTTGCTATGAATATTAATAGCCAACAACTTCCTTTTCCGAATGATTATCTTGATCTGATAACGGCAATGGACATTATCGAGCATTTAACGAATTCAGACAACTTATTAAATGAAGTTTTTAGAGTATTGAAACCAGGAGGTGTATTTTTGGTTTCATCACCTAATATTGGAAGTTGGTTAGCAATAATTAGCCTTTTATTTGGTTATCTGCCGCCTGCTTATGAAATAAGTCTTGAGCATAGAATAGGAAAACCATTTGGCGAAAAGGTAAAAATACCTTTGGCTGAAAAACCTATTGGCCATATTAAACCGTATAACCTTAGATCCCTTAAAGAACATTTAGAAATCGTTGGGTTTAACATTCAAGATATACAATCAACAAAATTAATTAATGATAAGGGAGTTTTAAGATCTTTAAGCTTATTGGACGGATTTTTTTCGAAGATTAAGATTTATGCATCAGGGATAATCATCTTAGCCAAAAAGGAGTAA
- a CDS encoding glycosyltransferase family 4 protein — MNKINILYFSSSRGIGITYHLTEYIQVLKRKGVNIIAVYGGPIEGKQFDLIKSLNENNIINLHIPQLESINPVHIIKNIIFIARLIDENDVNIIQCQGNINLIITFFATKVSNKKTRKFTYFHSFPLNYFKNINNQNIILHILMVFYNYFLDCVFPVSNQTRKSLLDAGLNHEKAVVIHNGLDFVKINKFKSKNLNKDEKKILDRIGNKKYVIYAAQLEEHKGHKILLNSFKLLSNHLKDVKLVIVGDGSLRDELISFSVDCGLEEVVNFTGKLEYETTIKLMSKSYFAVVSSFSETFCHAMIEPMALGKPVITTNVGVAEETIYDGYNGFIVPVGDSYEMSKKINYLIENPIITEKMGANAKKTVEKKFSNEVISEKLLKIYNELLKT; from the coding sequence ATGAATAAAATTAATATACTGTACTTCAGTTCTTCAAGAGGTATTGGCATTACCTATCATTTAACAGAGTATATTCAAGTACTTAAAAGAAAAGGTGTAAATATAATAGCAGTATATGGTGGGCCTATTGAAGGAAAACAATTTGATCTAATTAAATCATTGAATGAAAATAATATTATTAATCTTCACATCCCTCAATTAGAGAGCATTAATCCAGTTCATATTATAAAAAACATTATTTTTATTGCAAGGTTAATTGATGAAAATGATGTAAATATAATTCAATGTCAAGGAAATATCAATTTAATTATAACCTTTTTTGCAACGAAAGTATCAAATAAAAAAACTAGAAAATTCACTTATTTCCATTCATTTCCACTCAACTATTTTAAAAATATAAATAATCAAAATATTATTCTACATATTCTAATGGTATTTTATAATTATTTCCTTGATTGTGTGTTTCCTGTATCTAATCAAACCCGGAAAAGTCTGTTAGATGCTGGTTTAAATCATGAAAAGGCCGTAGTTATCCATAATGGACTAGATTTTGTGAAAATTAATAAGTTTAAGAGTAAAAATCTCAATAAAGATGAAAAAAAGATTTTGGATAGAATTGGAAACAAAAAATATGTTATATATGCTGCTCAGTTAGAGGAACATAAAGGGCATAAAATATTGTTAAATTCATTTAAACTACTTTCAAATCATTTAAAAGACGTTAAATTAGTTATAGTGGGTGATGGTAGCCTTAGGGATGAATTAATTTCTTTTTCAGTAGATTGTGGGCTCGAAGAAGTTGTTAATTTCACTGGTAAATTAGAATACGAAACAACTATTAAATTAATGTCTAAATCTTATTTTGCAGTAGTGTCTTCATTTTCAGAAACATTTTGTCATGCAATGATTGAACCTATGGCTTTAGGAAAGCCAGTGATAACGACTAATGTTGGGGTTGCTGAAGAAACTATTTATGATGGTTATAATGGTTTCATAGTTCCTGTTGGTGACTCCTATGAAATGTCAAAAAAGATTAATTATTTGATTGAGAATCCTATTATTACAGAGAAAATGGGAGCAAATGCTAAAAAAACTGTAGAAAAAAAGTTTTCGAATGAGGTTATATCTGAAAAATTATTAAAGATTTATAATGAATTATTAAAGAC